A genome region from Bordetella genomosp. 10 includes the following:
- a CDS encoding aliphatic sulfonate ABC transporter substrate-binding protein, which translates to MKLNFKALIGPAIMAAILGANSGAAMAEDWPKVIRIGVQEADGLVALRASGQLEKALAPHGVKVEWLTFAYGPPLVEGINAGAVDLGTVGSTPPILAQAGSAPEVRYVAYSDPQKDGYGIVVAEKSSIHAVTDLRGKRVATAKGSQGNVFLLQALRDAGIKITEVGITFLSYSDARSAFERGDIDAWVVPDPRYADVELNNHARTVLRIGQISVPQYSFYIAARSFAERYPATLRVVFDQLDKQEKYALAHIDETATLLEQGTGVKAPIWKVAIPRAGWGTHYPLSAEVISAQQKSADLIFDNKLIPRPVEVSKAVVNIGHD; encoded by the coding sequence ATGAAACTGAATTTCAAGGCTCTCATTGGTCCGGCCATCATGGCCGCCATTCTCGGTGCAAATAGCGGTGCCGCCATGGCGGAAGACTGGCCCAAGGTCATACGCATAGGCGTACAGGAGGCCGACGGCCTGGTCGCCCTGCGCGCCTCTGGCCAACTGGAGAAAGCCCTGGCGCCGCACGGAGTCAAGGTGGAATGGCTCACCTTTGCCTATGGTCCTCCCTTGGTCGAGGGCATCAACGCGGGAGCGGTAGACCTGGGTACGGTCGGCTCGACACCCCCTATCCTGGCCCAGGCAGGCAGTGCCCCGGAAGTCCGGTACGTCGCCTATTCGGATCCTCAAAAGGATGGCTACGGCATCGTCGTCGCGGAGAAGTCAAGCATTCATGCCGTCACTGACCTGCGTGGCAAGCGCGTGGCGACGGCCAAAGGTTCGCAAGGTAACGTCTTCCTGCTCCAGGCACTTCGCGACGCCGGCATCAAGATCACTGAGGTCGGCATCACCTTCTTGTCTTACAGCGATGCCCGGTCCGCCTTCGAACGTGGGGATATCGACGCCTGGGTCGTGCCCGATCCGCGGTACGCCGACGTGGAACTGAACAACCATGCCCGCACCGTCCTGCGCATCGGCCAGATCTCCGTGCCGCAATACAGCTTTTACATCGCCGCGCGCAGCTTCGCCGAGCGCTACCCCGCCACCTTGCGCGTCGTCTTCGACCAGCTCGACAAGCAGGAAAAGTATGCGCTTGCGCACATCGACGAGACTGCAACGCTGCTCGAACAGGGGACCGGTGTCAAGGCGCCCATCTGGAAAGTCGCCATTCCGCGCGCCGGCTGGGGGACGCACTACCCATTAAGCGCCGAAGTGATCTCGGCCCAGCAGAAGTCCGCGGACCTCATTTTCGACAACAAGTTGATCCCGCGACCGGTGGAAGTGTCCAAGGCCGTCGTGAACATAGGGCACGACTGA
- a CDS encoding LLM class flavin-dependent oxidoreductase: MATRQLKLGAFMRPVSIHTGAWRYPGATRDANFNLPALKRYIQTLEKARFDAFFMADHLAVLNMPIDALKRSHTVTSFEPFTLLSALSQATEYIGLVATASTTFDEPFHVARRFASLDHLSEGRAGWNVVTTSNPDAALNFGREEHVDHARRYARAREFFDVVTGLWDSWADDAFIRDAEQGLYFDPARLHTLAHKGEHFSVRGPLNIARPVQGWPVIVQAGASEPGRQLAAETAEAVFTAVPNLAAGQAFYADVKGRMDRLGRDREHLKILPGALVVVGETLDQAKDIRNRLDGLVHDASAIASLSVVLGHDASKFDLDGPLPDIPESNASKTGRQRAVDLARSENLTVRQLARRLGGYGGLTFAGTPTSIADEMQAWLEGYGSDGFNVMFPWLPGGLDAFVEGVVPELQRRGIFRREYEGKTLRDNLGLPRPENCFFPR; encoded by the coding sequence ATGGCCACTCGCCAATTGAAGCTGGGCGCCTTCATGCGCCCGGTCAGCATCCATACCGGCGCATGGCGCTATCCAGGCGCCACGCGCGATGCCAATTTCAATCTGCCGGCATTGAAGCGCTACATCCAGACCCTGGAGAAGGCCAGGTTCGATGCCTTTTTCATGGCGGACCACCTGGCCGTGCTGAACATGCCGATCGATGCGCTCAAGCGCAGCCATACCGTCACGTCGTTCGAGCCTTTCACGCTGTTATCGGCGCTCAGTCAGGCGACCGAGTATATCGGCCTGGTCGCCACCGCTTCCACCACGTTCGACGAGCCCTTCCACGTGGCGCGCCGCTTCGCCTCGCTGGATCACCTGAGCGAGGGCCGGGCAGGGTGGAATGTGGTGACCACGTCCAATCCTGATGCCGCGCTGAATTTCGGCCGAGAAGAGCATGTCGACCACGCCCGGCGTTATGCGCGTGCGCGTGAGTTCTTCGACGTGGTGACCGGACTGTGGGACAGCTGGGCCGACGACGCTTTCATTCGCGATGCCGAGCAGGGCCTTTATTTCGATCCCGCGCGCTTGCATACGCTGGCGCACAAAGGCGAGCACTTTTCCGTACGCGGGCCCTTGAACATCGCCCGGCCCGTGCAGGGCTGGCCGGTCATCGTGCAAGCCGGGGCCTCCGAGCCCGGCCGGCAATTGGCCGCGGAAACGGCCGAAGCTGTCTTCACAGCGGTGCCCAACCTGGCCGCCGGCCAGGCTTTCTATGCCGACGTGAAAGGCCGCATGGACCGTCTCGGGCGCGACCGGGAACACCTGAAGATACTGCCAGGCGCGCTCGTTGTCGTGGGCGAGACGCTCGATCAGGCCAAGGATATCCGCAACCGCCTGGACGGCCTCGTCCACGATGCCAGCGCGATTGCGTCGCTCTCTGTCGTGCTGGGCCACGACGCATCGAAGTTCGACCTGGATGGCCCGCTGCCTGACATCCCCGAAAGCAATGCCAGCAAGACCGGGCGGCAGCGCGCCGTGGATCTGGCGCGCAGCGAAAACCTGACCGTGCGGCAGCTGGCGCGGCGCCTGGGCGGCTACGGCGGCCTGACTTTCGCCGGCACGCCGACGTCGATCGCCGACGAGATGCAGGCGTGGCTGGAAGGCTATGGCTCCGATGGCTTCAACGTGATGTTTCCCTGGCTACCGGGCGGCCTGGACGCCTTCGTCGAAGGGGTCGTTCCCGAACTGCAGAGGCGCGGCATCTTCCGCCGGGAATACGAAGGCAAGACGCTGCGGGACAACCTGGGGCTGCCCCGGCCGGAGAATTGCTTCTTCCCGAGGTGA
- a CDS encoding MFS transporter, which produces MSSIATPASGGSASPAPSENERALAYRKITVRLIPFLVFLFVLAWIDRVNIGFAKLQMLQDLQFSETVYGLGAGIFFIGYFLFEVPSNLLLEKIGARRTLARITILWGLASMAMIFVKTPTQFYVMRFLLGVFEAGFFPGVVLYLTYWFPSDRRARINGYFMTSFAIAGVVGGPIAGFVLSIMSDVEGLAAWQWLFVIEGIPSVLAGFAVLAWLPEKPENAKWLQQRERDIVQLDLDKEQHDPAKHSGLRHAFNAKVWLCAVIYFCVVSGNATIAFWTPSIIKELGVQGPLNIGLVSAIPFVLGTIAMIWNGISSDRSGERRWHCILASIIAAAGLMGTGALLHNPVMALVALSVAAIGILAAFPVFWSLPAAFLTGTAAAGGIALINSVGNLAGFAAPFLMGWLRDKTGTLESGLYSVAAMELCAAILVLVFIKVKRGQPTRT; this is translated from the coding sequence ATGTCGTCCATCGCTACACCGGCTTCCGGCGGCTCGGCCAGTCCCGCGCCTTCCGAGAACGAACGCGCGCTAGCCTATCGCAAGATCACCGTTCGCCTCATTCCATTTCTTGTTTTCCTGTTCGTGCTGGCGTGGATAGACCGCGTCAACATCGGCTTCGCCAAGCTGCAGATGCTGCAGGATCTGCAGTTCAGCGAGACTGTCTACGGTCTGGGCGCGGGCATCTTCTTCATCGGCTATTTCCTGTTCGAAGTGCCCAGCAACCTGTTGCTGGAAAAAATCGGCGCGCGCCGCACCCTGGCGCGCATCACGATTCTGTGGGGCCTGGCCTCCATGGCCATGATTTTCGTGAAGACGCCGACGCAGTTCTACGTGATGCGCTTTCTTCTGGGCGTATTCGAGGCCGGCTTCTTCCCTGGTGTCGTGCTGTACCTGACCTACTGGTTCCCGTCCGACCGGCGCGCGCGCATCAACGGCTATTTCATGACCTCGTTCGCCATCGCGGGCGTGGTCGGCGGCCCGATCGCGGGCTTCGTCCTGAGCATCATGAGCGACGTCGAAGGGCTGGCTGCCTGGCAGTGGCTGTTCGTCATCGAAGGGATCCCCTCGGTGCTGGCCGGTTTCGCCGTGCTGGCGTGGTTGCCGGAGAAGCCCGAGAACGCGAAGTGGCTGCAGCAGCGTGAGCGTGACATCGTCCAGCTCGACCTGGACAAGGAGCAACACGACCCCGCCAAGCATTCCGGCCTGCGCCATGCCTTCAATGCCAAGGTGTGGCTCTGCGCGGTGATCTATTTCTGCGTGGTCAGCGGCAACGCCACCATTGCGTTCTGGACGCCGTCCATCATCAAGGAGCTGGGCGTGCAGGGGCCGTTGAACATCGGCCTGGTCTCCGCCATTCCGTTCGTGCTGGGCACCATCGCCATGATCTGGAACGGCATCAGCTCGGATCGCAGCGGCGAGCGCCGTTGGCATTGCATCCTGGCCAGCATTATCGCCGCCGCGGGCTTGATGGGCACCGGCGCGCTGTTGCACAACCCCGTGATGGCGCTGGTCGCGCTGTCGGTCGCCGCCATCGGCATCCTGGCCGCCTTCCCGGTGTTCTGGTCGTTGCCGGCTGCATTCTTGACCGGCACGGCTGCCGCGGGCGGCATCGCCCTGATCAACTCCGTCGGCAACCTGGCTGGCTTCGCAGCGCCGTTCCTCATGGGCTGGCTGCGCGACAAGACGGGCACCTTGGAATCGGGTCTTTACAGCGTGGCGGCGATGGAGCTGTGCGCGGCCATCCTGGTGCTGGTGTTCATCAAGGTCAAGCGCGGCCAACCGACGCGGACGTGA
- a CDS encoding ABC transporter permease → MSAISLPERRNGPFALAARRFLRVSGAWPGVVILGVLIIVALAAPWLYPGDPLRIVAPPQQWPLHDWRYPLGTDSMGRDIAALIAHGARATLSIGLLACLTATVIGVLLGAVAGYFGGAAGAAAMLLTELFQTIPALMFVLAIVSIFGTGVAHTILAIGAVTWPPVARLTRAEFLTWRSRDFIASCRSLGMTDTRIIFSEILPNALPPIIALATIIIAGAILLEAGLSFLGLSDPAVATWGRLIGEGRDMLRTSWYISALPGGAILLTVFALSLVGEAIGAATRPAGRRA, encoded by the coding sequence ATGAGTGCGATTTCCCTCCCCGAACGACGCAACGGTCCCTTCGCGCTTGCCGCGCGGCGCTTCCTGCGCGTCAGCGGCGCGTGGCCGGGTGTCGTCATCCTCGGGGTGCTCATCATCGTGGCCCTGGCCGCCCCCTGGCTATACCCGGGCGATCCCTTGCGCATCGTCGCGCCGCCCCAGCAGTGGCCGCTGCACGACTGGCGCTATCCCTTGGGCACCGACTCGATGGGACGGGATATTGCCGCGCTGATCGCGCACGGGGCGCGCGCCACGCTGTCGATAGGCTTGCTGGCCTGCCTGACGGCCACGGTTATCGGCGTGCTGCTCGGCGCCGTTGCCGGGTATTTCGGGGGCGCCGCGGGCGCGGCGGCGATGCTGCTGACCGAGCTGTTCCAAACCATCCCTGCGTTGATGTTCGTGCTGGCCATCGTGTCCATCTTCGGCACCGGCGTCGCCCATACCATCCTCGCCATCGGCGCGGTGACCTGGCCCCCCGTGGCGCGCCTCACGCGCGCGGAGTTCCTGACCTGGCGCAGCCGCGACTTCATCGCCTCGTGCCGGTCGCTGGGGATGACGGACACCCGCATCATCTTCTCCGAGATCCTGCCCAACGCCCTGCCGCCCATCATCGCGCTGGCCACCATCATCATTGCCGGCGCCATCCTCCTGGAGGCGGGCTTGTCCTTCCTTGGCCTTTCGGATCCTGCCGTCGCGACCTGGGGCCGCCTGATCGGCGAAGGCCGCGACATGCTGCGCACATCCTGGTACATCAGCGCGCTTCCGGGCGGCGCCATCCTGCTGACCGTCTTTGCGCTGAGCCTGGTAGGCGAAGCCATCGGCGCGGCAACCCGGCCGGCGGGACGCCGGGCCTGA
- a CDS encoding ABC transporter permease produces MTGVIARRLAHSLPMIFGVIVLSFFLIKAAPGDFLDVMTSDMQLADPAMIAKLRVTYGLDQPALVQLGRYVYAVLHFDLGFSYRQGVPVIDAVLERVPATLLLVLSGIAIAVLTGTIAGVYAAMRENRAGDRIVSTLGLFLYAAPSFWLGLMLVVLFAVKLGWLPAGDMESYTQTGGAWARAWDVLRHLVLPAISLGLFHCAIYLRVTRASMLEVAHLDFVRTAHAKGQTPRGVVWTHMLRNALLPVVTLAGMQFGSLLGGSVVIEAVFGWPGIGSLLYDGVLNRDYPMVLGILILSAVVVVLANLLTDLIYTRLDPRMQLS; encoded by the coding sequence ATGACAGGCGTGATCGCCCGCCGGCTGGCACATTCGCTGCCGATGATATTCGGTGTCATCGTCCTGAGCTTTTTCCTGATCAAGGCGGCGCCGGGCGACTTCCTCGACGTCATGACGTCGGACATGCAGCTGGCCGATCCCGCCATGATCGCCAAGCTGCGCGTCACCTACGGCCTGGACCAGCCGGCGCTGGTCCAATTGGGCCGCTATGTCTACGCAGTGCTGCATTTCGATCTGGGCTTCTCGTATCGGCAAGGCGTGCCTGTCATCGATGCCGTCCTTGAACGCGTCCCCGCGACGCTGCTGCTGGTGTTGTCGGGCATCGCCATTGCCGTGCTGACGGGCACCATTGCCGGTGTATACGCGGCCATGCGCGAAAACCGTGCGGGCGATCGCATCGTGTCGACCTTGGGGCTGTTTCTCTATGCCGCGCCCAGTTTCTGGCTGGGCCTGATGCTGGTGGTGCTGTTCGCCGTAAAGCTGGGCTGGCTGCCTGCCGGCGACATGGAATCCTATACCCAGACCGGTGGTGCCTGGGCTCGGGCATGGGACGTCTTGCGTCACCTCGTCCTGCCGGCGATTTCCCTGGGTCTGTTCCACTGCGCCATCTATCTTCGGGTTACCCGTGCATCCATGCTGGAAGTGGCTCACCTCGACTTCGTGCGAACGGCCCATGCCAAGGGCCAGACCCCGCGCGGCGTCGTCTGGACGCATATGCTTCGCAATGCGCTGTTGCCTGTGGTGACCCTCGCAGGCATGCAGTTCGGCAGCTTGCTGGGCGGCAGCGTGGTCATCGAGGCCGTGTTCGGCTGGCCGGGTATCGGCAGCCTACTTTATGACGGCGTGCTCAATCGCGACTATCCGATGGTGCTGGGCATACTGATCTTGAGCGCGGTGGTCGTGGTGCTGGCCAATCTGCTCACCGACCTGATCTATACGCGGCTGGATCCGCGCATGCAACTCTCGTGA
- a CDS encoding M14 family metallopeptidase, translating to MSEYLDYWRCFGEDYASARHLFLEAATAAGADLTAYIHPDRKGPEGEALAVDVATLGPQDASRQLLILSGTHGLEGRAGSAMQVAWLLAGDGGRLPPDVRVVLVHALNPYGFAYASRTTENNVDLNRNFVDHGAPYPDNPGYAELHHALLPPVWSEAALAATEAATARYRQEHGPDALFDVTARGQYTHPDGVMYGGRGREWSNLTLERIVQTHLAGARQVGLIDWHTGIGDYGEPFFLCFNPDGSDLQAEAARWWGHERVVGQRPNGLARPDYQGLVFNGVRQFLDGRPMVGAVIEYGTAAGPARAASRLDQWLRFVAPGQPDPRRDAILKADVIDAMVPTSSLWRRAVIKHGLQITRQAVAGIASWRTDDTRVGTLTGES from the coding sequence ATGAGCGAATATCTGGATTATTGGCGCTGCTTCGGCGAAGACTACGCGTCCGCAAGGCATCTTTTCCTGGAAGCGGCGACCGCCGCCGGCGCCGACCTGACGGCCTATATCCATCCCGACAGAAAAGGGCCGGAAGGCGAGGCATTGGCCGTGGATGTGGCGACCCTGGGCCCGCAAGACGCGTCCAGGCAGTTGCTGATCCTGAGCGGCACCCATGGCCTGGAGGGCCGCGCCGGCTCCGCCATGCAAGTGGCGTGGCTGCTTGCCGGCGACGGCGGCCGCCTGCCTCCCGATGTCAGGGTGGTGCTGGTTCACGCCCTCAATCCCTATGGCTTCGCCTACGCGTCGCGGACCACGGAAAACAACGTGGACCTGAACCGCAACTTCGTCGACCATGGCGCGCCGTATCCGGACAACCCGGGCTACGCCGAACTGCACCACGCCTTGCTGCCACCGGTCTGGTCCGAAGCGGCGCTGGCCGCGACGGAGGCCGCCACCGCACGCTATCGCCAGGAGCATGGTCCCGACGCCCTGTTCGATGTGACCGCGCGAGGCCAGTACACCCATCCCGACGGCGTCATGTATGGCGGGCGTGGCCGCGAGTGGTCCAATCTGACCCTGGAGCGTATCGTGCAGACCCATCTGGCCGGCGCGCGCCAGGTCGGCCTGATCGACTGGCATACGGGCATAGGCGACTATGGCGAGCCTTTCTTCCTGTGCTTCAACCCGGACGGCAGTGACCTTCAGGCGGAGGCCGCCCGCTGGTGGGGCCATGAACGCGTGGTGGGCCAGCGGCCAAACGGCCTGGCCCGGCCGGACTACCAGGGCCTGGTGTTCAACGGCGTCAGGCAGTTCCTGGACGGGCGTCCCATGGTGGGCGCGGTCATCGAGTACGGCACCGCGGCCGGACCCGCACGCGCGGCCTCGCGACTGGACCAGTGGCTGCGCTTCGTGGCGCCGGGCCAGCCCGATCCCAGACGGGACGCTATCCTGAAAGCTGACGTCATCGACGCCATGGTGCCCACGTCCAGCCTGTGGCGTCGCGCTGTCATCAAGCACGGCCTGCAGATCACCCGCCAGGCGGTCGCCGGCATCGCCAGCTGGCGCACGGACGACACGCGCGTGGGCACACTCACCGGGGAATCGTGA
- a CDS encoding ABC transporter ATP-binding protein, with protein sequence MAQPDHGQERAPVLEVCGLTVALPPGADRVNALQGVDLTLRAGEIHCVVGESGSGKSMTASAILGLLPAGAHVQAGAILLDGDDMLALTQAQLRRIRGARISMIFQDPMTALNPLHTVGRQIAETFRLHRRLARAQTRAKVLELLAQVGLPELAAVARAYPHELSGGQRQRAMIAMALALDPEVLIADEPTTALDVTTQAQILALIKDLQSRRGTAVLFITHDFGVVAEVADRVTVMQDGQVRESGSAAQVLNQPRHAYTRALIAAVPPPFATGAPDNGIGAASASVAPLAGALVPNTVLNVRDLSLTYRSTGFLRPGRVTSALSHVNLSLATGETLGVVGESGSGKSTLARCILRLLKAQEGSIEIARVDAADRSRRGRLRYASQVQMVFQDPYGSLNPRHRVGDLIAQGPITHGEARDAVMPRVEELLRRVGLKASAMDRYPHEFSGGQRQRIGLARALALRPRLLVADEPVSALDVSVQAQVLALLAELKEELGLSLLFITHDLRVAARVCDRVAVMRQGEVVELGLVGQVFGAPSHPYSKALLAAVPGRHWVPPRSAVEQAGT encoded by the coding sequence ATGGCACAGCCGGACCACGGCCAGGAACGAGCGCCCGTCCTGGAAGTGTGTGGCTTGACCGTGGCGCTGCCTCCGGGAGCCGACCGCGTAAACGCGTTGCAGGGTGTCGACCTTACCCTGCGGGCGGGCGAGATCCATTGCGTCGTGGGCGAGAGCGGCAGCGGCAAGTCCATGACCGCCAGCGCCATCCTTGGGCTGCTGCCCGCGGGGGCGCACGTGCAAGCAGGCGCGATCCTGCTGGACGGCGACGATATGCTGGCGTTGACCCAGGCGCAGTTGCGGCGCATTCGTGGCGCGCGCATCAGCATGATCTTCCAGGATCCCATGACGGCGCTGAACCCGTTGCATACCGTGGGCCGCCAGATTGCCGAGACGTTTCGCCTGCATCGTCGTCTGGCGCGTGCCCAGACACGCGCCAAGGTGCTGGAGCTGTTGGCCCAAGTGGGCCTGCCCGAGCTGGCGGCCGTGGCGCGCGCTTACCCTCACGAGCTATCCGGAGGTCAGCGTCAGCGGGCCATGATCGCCATGGCGCTGGCGCTCGATCCGGAGGTCTTGATTGCGGACGAGCCTACCACCGCGCTCGATGTCACGACGCAGGCGCAGATACTGGCCCTGATCAAGGACCTGCAGTCGCGCCGGGGGACGGCAGTGCTTTTCATCACCCACGATTTCGGCGTGGTGGCGGAGGTGGCTGACCGCGTGACGGTGATGCAGGATGGGCAGGTGAGGGAGTCGGGGAGCGCGGCCCAGGTCTTGAACCAGCCACGCCATGCTTATACCCGCGCGCTGATCGCCGCGGTGCCGCCGCCATTTGCCACCGGTGCGCCTGATAATGGAATTGGCGCCGCGTCGGCGTCGGTCGCGCCCCTGGCGGGCGCCTTGGTTCCCAATACCGTCCTGAATGTGCGGGATCTGTCCTTGACCTATCGCAGCACGGGCTTTCTCCGTCCCGGCCGGGTGACCTCGGCGCTGAGCCATGTCAATCTGAGCCTGGCCACGGGTGAGACGCTCGGCGTCGTCGGGGAGAGCGGATCGGGAAAGTCGACGCTCGCACGCTGCATCCTGCGTTTGCTCAAGGCGCAGGAGGGCAGCATCGAGATCGCTCGCGTTGACGCGGCCGATCGCTCTCGCAGGGGTAGACTCCGCTATGCGTCCCAGGTGCAGATGGTGTTCCAGGATCCCTATGGATCACTGAATCCGCGCCATCGCGTCGGTGACCTCATTGCACAAGGACCGATCACTCACGGCGAGGCGCGCGACGCGGTGATGCCTCGCGTCGAGGAACTCCTGCGTCGCGTCGGCTTGAAAGCGTCGGCCATGGACCGCTATCCACACGAGTTTTCGGGAGGGCAGCGTCAGCGCATCGGCTTGGCGCGGGCGCTGGCGCTGCGTCCCCGCCTGCTGGTCGCAGACGAGCCAGTGTCCGCGCTCGATGTGTCCGTGCAGGCGCAGGTACTGGCATTGCTTGCGGAGTTGAAGGAGGAGCTTGGCCTGTCGCTACTTTTCATCACCCATGACCTGCGGGTAGCAGCCCGTGTGTGTGATCGCGTGGCTGTCATGCGCCAGGGCGAAGTCGTCGAACTCGGCCTGGTTGGGCAGGTCTTCGGCGCACCATCGCATCCCTACAGCAAAGCGCTGCTCGCCGCGGTGCCCGGTCGTCACTGGGTACCGCCACGTAGCGCGGTCGAACAGGCAGGGACGTGA
- a CDS encoding ABC transporter substrate-binding protein — MSMVDIVISLARVVLPKIAGYSNARSGTFASSGVRAMAGISRRGFVKVAGAGAAMAAAGWQIPAWAQGATAPRKGGVLTATIGFPEPHTMFAPAGGGGSPAFTAARVLETLVRIAPDLSVSPHLATAWAIDPDHQRYRITLRQGVKWHDGKDFTAADVAFTIGEYWKQIAAGGALTALKRAYASSEQEVTVEFDKPVPEFTFLYALGTLNVIPAHIYGKGDLNTNPANNAPVGTGPYRFQRWVRGSRAEFERNAHYWQPSLPNPDRLVVRWWREPSARAAALEAGELDIGVQNPVPFADIKRLRDSGKFLVSDKNYEISDWDATLIFNVKHPITQHRAVRQAILHTLDPKYIADVIYQGFATPARSIIGSHNSLYYNPDVPQYPFDKARAEKLLDEAGFPRKEGRKRFAVRLVAAGWVDENGKLGAYIRQALQDVGVDVELRVPDRAGSLKAIYTDYDFDLAITNAGSTAEPVPGTTQLFTSEGIARGLAFRNASQWSDPKFDALVDKITFEIDAAKRKQLIHDYAVFAATEATNVRLVEVKQITVARSVVQGLPNVADIKRDSWDSIWLSA; from the coding sequence ATGTCTATGGTCGATATTGTTATTTCCCTCGCACGCGTTGTCCTGCCTAAGATCGCTGGTTACAGCAACGCCCGATCGGGCACGTTTGCATCGTCAGGAGTCAGGGCAATGGCAGGTATATCACGGCGCGGGTTCGTCAAGGTGGCCGGCGCGGGCGCGGCAATGGCCGCGGCGGGTTGGCAGATTCCCGCTTGGGCGCAAGGCGCGACGGCGCCGCGCAAAGGCGGCGTCCTGACCGCGACCATTGGGTTTCCGGAGCCGCATACGATGTTCGCGCCGGCCGGCGGTGGCGGCAGCCCCGCCTTTACCGCGGCACGGGTTCTGGAAACGCTGGTGCGCATCGCGCCGGACTTGTCGGTGAGCCCGCATCTGGCCACGGCCTGGGCGATCGACCCGGATCACCAACGCTACAGGATCACCCTGCGCCAGGGCGTGAAGTGGCACGACGGCAAGGATTTCACCGCGGCCGACGTGGCGTTCACCATCGGCGAATACTGGAAGCAGATCGCGGCTGGCGGCGCGTTGACCGCGCTCAAGCGGGCCTATGCGAGCAGCGAGCAGGAAGTGACCGTCGAATTCGACAAGCCGGTCCCGGAATTCACTTTCCTCTATGCGCTGGGAACCCTCAACGTCATACCGGCGCACATCTACGGCAAGGGCGATCTGAATACCAATCCCGCCAACAACGCGCCCGTGGGCACCGGCCCATACCGCTTCCAACGCTGGGTGCGTGGCAGCCGCGCCGAGTTCGAACGCAATGCGCACTATTGGCAGCCGTCCCTGCCCAATCCAGACCGCCTGGTGGTGCGCTGGTGGCGTGAGCCGTCGGCGCGCGCGGCCGCGCTGGAAGCAGGCGAACTGGACATCGGCGTCCAAAACCCCGTCCCGTTCGCCGATATCAAGCGGCTGCGAGACAGCGGCAAGTTCCTGGTCAGCGATAAGAACTACGAGATCTCCGACTGGGACGCAACGTTGATATTCAACGTGAAGCACCCCATCACGCAACACCGCGCGGTACGCCAGGCGATCCTGCATACGCTGGACCCGAAGTACATTGCCGACGTGATCTACCAGGGCTTCGCCACGCCAGCCCGCAGCATCATAGGCAGCCACAACTCGCTCTACTACAACCCCGACGTGCCGCAATATCCTTTCGACAAGGCACGGGCGGAAAAACTCCTGGATGAGGCCGGTTTCCCGCGCAAGGAAGGCCGCAAGCGCTTCGCGGTGCGGCTGGTGGCGGCCGGCTGGGTCGACGAGAACGGCAAGCTGGGCGCATATATCCGGCAAGCGCTTCAGGATGTGGGCGTCGACGTGGAGTTGCGTGTTCCCGATCGTGCCGGATCGCTCAAGGCGATCTACACGGACTACGACTTCGACCTGGCCATCACCAACGCCGGCTCGACGGCCGAACCTGTACCGGGGACGACCCAGTTGTTCACCTCGGAAGGGATCGCCCGCGGCCTGGCGTTTCGCAACGCCAGCCAGTGGTCCGATCCAAAATTCGACGCGCTGGTCGACAAGATCACGTTTGAAATCGATGCGGCCAAGCGCAAGCAGCTTATCCACGACTATGCCGTATTCGCTGCCACGGAGGCCACCAACGTCCGCCTGGTCGAGGTCAAGCAGATCACCGTCGCCCGCTCCGTCGTTCAGGGCCTGCCCAACGTCGCCGACATCAAGCGGGACTCCTGGGACTCGATCTGGCTGTCAGCCTGA